Proteins found in one Neurospora crassa OR74A linkage group II, whole genome shotgun sequence genomic segment:
- a CDS encoding cellulase — MYLFGSLLLGLACLTEALSTTIPSPHARATSRSPGCGSAPTITSGVKSLTVNGKQRQFTIRVPQNYQKDTTYKVIIGLHWVGGTMDQVAGGGTTGEPWAYYGMQKMANESAILVAPQGLNNGWANAGGEDIQFIDAINKYIDSGLCVDQVQRFSMGFSYGGAMTYAIACARAKDFRAVVVIAGGQLSGCSGGNDPVAYFGIHGISDGTLNVAGGRSMRDRFVRNNGCASMAGAPEPRAGSRTHITTAATGCKAGYPVVWAAHDGGHGPAPADAPVPSSDDGLRTWMPAAVWAFYTQPQLAMF; from the coding sequence ATGTATCTCTTCGGCTCTCTTCTCCTCGGGCTTGCTTGCCTGACTGAAGCCCTCAGTACTACGATCCCGAGCCCACATGCTAGAGCCACCAGTCGTAGTCCGGGATGTGGTTCGGCGCCAACCATCACTTCAGGCGTCAAGTCCCTCACCGTCAACGGCAAACAACGACAGTTCACCATACGGGTGCCTCAGAACTACCAGAAAGACACCACATACAAGGTGATCATAGGCCTGCACTGGGTCGGCGGCACGATGGACCAGGTGGCCGGTGGCGGCACTACCGGAGAGCCGTGGGCCTACTACGGCATGCAAAAGATGGCCAACGAGAGCGCCATTCTTGTCGCACCGCAGGGTCTGAACAACGGGTGGGCCAATGCGGGCGGCGAGGATATCCAGTTCATCGACGCCATCAACAAGTATATCGACTCGGGGCTCTGCGTCGACCAGGTCCAGCGCTTCTCCATGGGCTTCTCGTACGGCGGCGCCATGACGTACGCCATCGCGTGCGCACGGGCAAAGGACTTTCGGGCCGTGGTTGTCATTGCGGGCGGCCAGCTGTCGGGCTGTAGCGGGGGCAACGACCCGGTTGCCTACTTTGGCATCCACGGCATCAGCGACGGAACGCTCAATGTGGCGGGCGGGCGCAGCATGCGGGACCGGTTTGTCAGGAATAACGGCTGCGCGTCCATGGCGGGGGCGCCAGAGCCGCGGGCCGGTAGCAGGACGCACATAACGACAGCGGCGACGGGGTGTAAGGCGGGATATCCGGTGGTGTGGGCAGCGCACGACGGTGGGCACGGGCCGGCGCCGGCTGATGCTCCGGTGCCGTCGTCAGATGACGGGCTTAGGACGTGGATGCCGGCGGCGGTGTGGGCATTCTATACGCAGCCTCAGCTTGCGATGTTTTGA